The Rhinolophus ferrumequinum isolate MPI-CBG mRhiFer1 chromosome 4, mRhiFer1_v1.p, whole genome shotgun sequence genome has a window encoding:
- the LOC117021204 gene encoding ubiquitin carboxyl-terminal hydrolase 17-like protein 6, which translates to MRMRLPSLSFGDLLSLEASFCNLNFGILNLMKVISGDMEPTSLHWEDESCFNVSPKLKSAWSNDRLSPVAVEPAPTKNFRSWKRPSVVGAGLQNMGNTCYVNAALQCLTYTPPLASFMLSRWHSETCQVQTFCILCTMQAHVVRALLSPGDVIQPLKELVTGFHRHKQEDAHEFLMFTVDAMHQACLHGYKQLDRHSEDTTLIRQIFGGYWQSQIKCLHCHRVSNTLDPYLDITLDIQEAHSVTHALELLVKPENLDGENLYHCSFCLKKVPASKTLTLHTSSKVLILLLKRFSDFTGSKVEKAVQYPEHLDMQQYLSQQNAGPLVYSLYAVLVHAGWSCHNGHYFCYIKAGNGQWFKMDDAKVTTCDVSSALSQQAYILFYIQKSELERDSGSVSLGGEPRYLKAEPPDMRATQRKPERHSNNRCPGSQEPEQETSVKQITFEQWKFLQEKSRPKPEFHLRKIECALPANAVVIHQSKYRDGLKKNHPEQENYLLNNPARDIPHQGAKNICHVPCPKRRARATKRKKKGQRSRDVISAQA; encoded by the coding sequence ATGCGGATGAGATTGCCAAGCCTGTCGTTTGGAGACCTTCTCAGTCTGGAAGCTTCCTTCTGCAACTTGAACTTTGGTATACTAAATCTCATGAAGGTTATTTCTGGAGACATGGAGCCTACTTCTCTCCACTGGGAAGATGAGTCTTGTTTCAATGTCTCTCCGAAACTCAAATCGGCTTGGTCCAATGATCGTTTGTCTCCTGTGGCAGTAGAACCGGCTCCCACAAAGAACTTTCGGAGTTGGAAGAGACCCTCTGTGGTTGGGGCAGGGCTTCAGAATATGGGCAACACCTGCTACGTGAATGCAGCCCTGCAGTGCCTGACATACACCCCGCCCCTTGCCAGCTTTATGTTGTCCCGATGGCACTCGGAAACCTGTCAGGTGCAGACATTCTGCATCCTGTGTACGATGCAAGCTCACGTCGTCCGGGCCCTCCTTAGTCCTGGAGATGTTATCCAGCCTTTGAAGGAACTGGTTACTGGCTTCCACAGACACAAGCAGGAAGATGCCCATGAATTTCTAATGTTCACTGTGGATGCCATGCATCAAGCATGTCTGCATGGGTACAAGCAGCTAGACCGGCACTCTGAAGACACCACCCTAATCCGTCAAATATTTGGAGGGTACTGGCAATCTCAAATCAAGTGTCTCCACTGCCACAGAGTTTCCAATACGCTGGACCCTTACCTGGACATTACCCTGGATATCCAGGAGGCTCACAGTGTGACCCATGCTTTGGAACTGTTGGTGAAGCCTGAAAACTTGGATGGTGAAAATTTGTATCATTGTAGTTTTTGTCTCAAGAAGGTGCCAGCTTCCAAGACACTGACTTTGCACACTTCCTCGAAAGTCCTTATCCTTTTATTGAAACGGTTCTCAGATTTTACAGGCAGCAAAGTGGAGAAGGCAGTGCAATATCCTGAGCATCTCGACATGCAACAGTACCTGTCTCAGCAGAACGCAGGGCCGCTTGTGTATTCGCTCTATGCTGTGCTGGTCCATGCTGGTTGGAGTTGTCACAACGGACATTACTTCTGTTACATCAAAGCCGGGAATGGCCAGTGGTTCAAAATGGATGACGCTAAGGTAACCACCTGTGATGTTTCTTCTGCCCTGAGCCAACAAGCGTACATTCTCTTTTACATCCAAAAGAGTGAATTGGAAAGAGACAGTGGGAGTGTGTCCCTAGGTGGGGAGCCGAGATACCTCAAGGCTGAGCCCCCAGACATGAGAGCAACCCAACGGAAGCCTGAGAGACACTCCAACAACCGTTGTCCTGGGTCACAAGAGCCTGAGCAAGAGACGTCAGTCAAGCAGATCACCTTTGAACAGTGGAAATTTCTCCAGGAAAAATCTCGACCTAAGCCCGAGTTCCACCTCAGGAAAATCGAATGTGCCTTGCCTGCCAATGCAGTCGTGATTCACCAGTCCAAATACAGAGATGGGCTGAAGAAGAATCATCCAGAACAAGAAAACTACCTGCTCAACAATCCAGCCAGGGATATCCCCCATCAGGGGGCAAAGAACATTTGCCATGTCCCTTGTCCTAAAAGGAGAGCCAGAGCTaccaagaggaagaagaaggggcAGAGGTCCCGGGATGTAATCTCAGCACAAGCATAG
- the LOC117021607 gene encoding zinc finger protein 705A: MQPLESVMFEDVAIDFTQEEWALLDTFQRKLFRDVMLETISHLVSLGYQHCKSDVIFQLEQGEELWREETGFLQSQSPGRQSTIKKQEIITTQHIGRKDTFTIMPMKSHTPEDPDENNDLGDFTHSSTVTQHLLTHMEKKPYISKQCQKSLSDQSYLNQHKQIYTRGRSYECHLCGKTFSNCSSLRRHEMTHTGEKPYECHICGNAFIQSSDLRKHSLTHTGEKPYECHLCGKAFSQSSNLRQHERTHTGEQPYECHLCGKAFSKCSALRRHERTHTGEKPYGCHLCGKAFSQCSALRRHEGTHNGEKIMNAFSKYSDVR, translated from the exons gaatCAGTGATGTTTGAAGATGTAGCTATAGACTTCACCCAGGAAGAGTGGGCCCTGCTGGACACATTCCAGAGAAAGCTGTTTAGAGATGTGATGCTGGAAACTATCAGTCATCTCGTCTCCCTGG GGTATCAGCATTGCAAATCAGATGTGATTTTCCAGTTGGAGCAAGGAGAAGAACTGTGGCGTGAAGAAACTGGATTTCTCCAAAGCCAGAGTCCAG GCAGGCAAAGtactattaaaaaacaagaaataataaccACACAACATATCGGCAGGAAGGACACATTTACAATCATGCCAATG AAATCGCATACTCCAGAGGATCCTGATGAAAATAATGATTTGGGAGATTTCACTCATAGTTCCACAGTGACTCAACATTTGTTAACTCACATGGAAAAGAAACCCTACATCAGCAAACAGTGTCAAAAATCCCTTAGTGACCAGTCATACCTTAACCAACATAAGCAAATTTACACTAGAGGTAGATCATATGAGTGCCATCTGTGTGGGAAAACCTTTAGTAATTGCTCTAGCCTTCGACGACATGAGATgactcacactggagagaaaccatacGAATGCCATATCTGTGGGAATGCCTTTATTCAGAGTTCTGACCTTAGAAAACACAGTCtaactcacactggagagaaaccatatgaaTGTCATctatgtgggaaagccttcagtcaaTCCTCTAACCTCAGACAGCATGAAAGAACACACACTGGAGAACAACCGTATGAATGTCATctatgtgggaaagccttcagtaaATGTTCTGCCCTTAGACGACATGAGAgaactcatactggagagaaaccttatggATGCCATctgtgtgggaaagccttcagtcagTGTTCTGCCCTTAGACGCCATGAGGGAACCCACAATGGAGAGAAAATTATGAATGCCTTCAGTAAATATTCTGACGTTAGATGA